A section of the Quatrionicoccus australiensis genome encodes:
- a CDS encoding STAS domain-containing protein yields the protein MPKLPESAQPVSALAGTSTAFIARALREGLPDALALTDSRDIEINLADIGELDGAALQLLVAAKREAADQGKNIRFINHPDPALKLLELCDLAGFFAAWQAPDGSPENTLQPSSP from the coding sequence ATGCCCAAACTGCCGGAATCAGCGCAACCCGTTTCCGCGCTCGCCGGCACGTCGACCGCATTCATCGCCAGGGCCCTCCGGGAAGGTTTGCCCGATGCCCTCGCGCTGACGGACAGCCGGGATATCGAGATCAATCTGGCCGACATCGGCGAACTCGATGGCGCCGCCCTGCAGCTTCTGGTTGCAGCCAAGCGGGAAGCCGCCGACCAGGGCAAGAACATTCGTTTCATCAACCACCCCGACCCGGCCTTGAAGCTGCTCGAACTATGCGACCTGGCCGGCTTTTTTGCTGCCTGGCAGGCGCCGGACGGCTCGCCGGAAAACACCTTGCAACCGTCTTCGCCTTAA
- a CDS encoding response regulator — protein sequence MAKTILIVDDSASLRQVVSIALKGAGYDVIDACDGKDALNKLDGRKIHLIISDVNMPNMDGISFVKAAKQLPAYKFTPVIMLTTEAGESKKAEGQAAGAKAWVVKPFQPPQMLAAVAKLILP from the coding sequence ATGGCAAAGACCATCCTGATAGTGGACGACTCGGCCTCCCTGCGGCAGGTCGTCAGCATTGCACTGAAAGGCGCCGGTTACGACGTCATCGACGCCTGCGACGGCAAGGATGCACTGAACAAGCTCGACGGCAGGAAGATCCACCTGATCATCAGCGACGTGAACATGCCCAACATGGACGGCATTTCCTTCGTCAAGGCAGCCAAGCAGCTTCCGGCCTACAAATTCACGCCGGTCATCATGCTCACCACTGAAGCTGGCGAAAGCAAGAAAGCCGAAGGCCAGGCTGCCGGCGCCAAGGCCTGGGTGGTCAAGCCCTTCCAGCCGCCCCAGATGCTCGCGGCCGTCGCCAAGCTGATCCTGCCCTAA
- a CDS encoding STAS domain-containing protein: protein MSDLSESSVPALCVAGEFTIFTAGELKGRLLEAIALCTSGDIEIDLSDVTEIDSAGLQLMIMAKREAAWQSKTIRFCRHSDPVLDLIDLCDLAGFFGDPVLIRSKLQG from the coding sequence ATGTCCGACCTGTCCGAATCAAGCGTCCCGGCACTCTGCGTGGCCGGCGAATTCACCATCTTCACGGCTGGCGAACTCAAGGGACGCTTGCTCGAAGCCATTGCCCTCTGCACCAGCGGCGATATAGAAATTGATCTCTCCGATGTCACGGAGATCGATTCGGCCGGTCTGCAATTGATGATCATGGCCAAGCGCGAGGCGGCCTGGCAGAGCAAGACGATCCGTTTTTGCCGGCATAGCGACCCCGTTCTCGACCTGATCGATCTCTGCGACCTGGCGGGCTTTTTCGGCGACCCGGTCCTGATCCGCTCGAAACTGCAGGGGTGA
- a CDS encoding lmo0937 family membrane protein, with amino-acid sequence MLYTIAVVLLILWLLGLVTSYTVGGFIHILLVIAIVVILLRIINGRRPL; translated from the coding sequence ATGCTCTATACCATTGCCGTCGTTCTGCTCATTCTCTGGCTGCTCGGACTGGTCACGTCCTATACCGTCGGCGGTTTCATCCACATCCTGCTGGTGATCGCCATCGTCGTCATCCTGCTCCGCATCATCAACGGTCGACGTCCGCTTTGA
- a CDS encoding ferritin-like domain-containing protein, with translation MNKAKKAALVGIDTDAIRAAAKNFENGAVTGGYQANRKLVVEMLNGALATELVCVLRYKRHYYTATGLQNGPIKAEFLQHALEEQGHADLLAERIVQLNGHPDFNPATLSERSHAEYDESRDTQSMIKANLIAERVAIESYRLMIEALGDADPTTRQMLIGIMAVEEQHADDMRDLLA, from the coding sequence ATGAACAAGGCCAAGAAAGCTGCACTCGTCGGCATCGATACCGATGCCATTCGCGCCGCTGCGAAGAATTTTGAAAATGGCGCCGTCACCGGCGGTTATCAGGCCAATCGCAAGCTGGTGGTCGAAATGCTGAACGGCGCGCTGGCTACCGAACTGGTCTGCGTCCTGCGCTACAAGCGGCATTACTACACCGCGACCGGCCTGCAGAACGGTCCGATCAAGGCTGAGTTCCTGCAGCATGCGCTGGAAGAGCAGGGCCATGCCGATCTGCTGGCGGAGCGCATCGTCCAGCTGAACGGCCATCCCGATTTCAATCCGGCCACGCTCAGCGAACGCAGCCATGCCGAATACGATGAATCGCGCGATACGCAGTCGATGATCAAGGCCAACTTGATCGCCGAGCGCGTCGCCATCGAATCCTATCGTCTGATGATCGAGGCGCTTGGCGATGCCGACCCGACGACGCGGCAGATGCTGATCGGCATCATGGCCGTCGAGGAGCAGCACGCCGACGACATGCGCGACCTGCTGGCCTGA
- a CDS encoding DnaJ C-terminal domain-containing protein yields the protein MKFKDYYQAMGLERTASADAIKKAYRKLAHQYHPDVSKDPAGEEKFKELAEAYATLKDPEKRQAYDNLGSRPAGEQFTPPPDWQQRYKTDAAGFDDVDLADIFAAFSRSGRQRQPAPVAGQDYEVAAHISLEQLFRGGEIEVRAELPEYDKNGLAHRVDRTFRISIPLGAADGQRLRLAGKGGSGFNGGRAGDLYVALAVQVHPLYRVSGRDLYLDLPLSPWEAVLGATVEVPTPGGVVELKISAGTQAGQKLRLAGRGLGKTDGSAGALYAVVRIEVPAALGPRERVLFEQLAANSGFNPRQHFLTGAAA from the coding sequence ATGAAATTCAAGGATTACTACCAGGCCATGGGCCTTGAACGCACGGCCTCGGCCGATGCGATCAAGAAGGCTTATCGCAAGCTTGCCCACCAGTACCATCCCGATGTCTCGAAGGACCCGGCGGGTGAGGAAAAATTCAAGGAGCTGGCCGAGGCCTACGCGACGTTGAAGGATCCGGAAAAGCGGCAGGCCTACGACAATCTGGGTAGCCGCCCGGCCGGCGAGCAATTCACGCCGCCGCCGGACTGGCAGCAGCGTTACAAGACCGATGCCGCCGGCTTTGACGATGTCGATCTTGCCGACATCTTTGCCGCCTTCAGCCGTTCCGGGCGGCAACGCCAGCCGGCGCCGGTTGCCGGTCAGGATTACGAAGTGGCGGCGCATATTTCGCTCGAACAGCTTTTTCGCGGCGGTGAAATCGAGGTGCGCGCCGAATTGCCGGAGTACGACAAGAATGGCCTGGCCCACCGTGTCGACCGGACGTTTCGCATCAGCATTCCGCTCGGCGCCGCCGACGGTCAGCGCCTGCGTCTGGCCGGCAAGGGGGGCAGCGGCTTCAATGGTGGCCGGGCCGGTGATCTTTACGTGGCGCTGGCGGTGCAGGTGCATCCGCTGTACCGGGTCAGCGGTCGCGACCTCTACCTCGATTTGCCGCTCAGCCCATGGGAGGCCGTGCTCGGCGCGACGGTCGAGGTGCCGACACCGGGTGGCGTGGTTGAACTCAAAATCAGTGCTGGTACGCAGGCCGGCCAAAAGCTGCGCCTGGCCGGGCGCGGGCTGGGCAAGACGGATGGCAGCGCCGGTGCGCTCTACGCAGTGGTCCGAATCGAGGTGCCGGCGGCGCTCGGTCCGCGCGAACGGGTGTTGTTCGAACAGCTGGCAGCGAATTCCGGATTCAACCCAAGACAGCATTTCCTGACGGGAGCAGCGGCATGA
- a CDS encoding collagen-like protein yields the protein MNYSLASILLIAALGLGACAGPAGPQGERGNTGNTGNTGNTGSTGNTGAKGATGNQGNTGYTGATGETGSQGSAGAVGETGATGTQGNTGATGAKGKTGAVNTTGSTVIVVPPTR from the coding sequence ATGAACTATTCACTAGCCAGCATTTTGCTGATCGCCGCCCTTGGTCTGGGCGCCTGTGCCGGTCCGGCCGGCCCGCAGGGCGAACGCGGCAACACCGGCAATACGGGGAATACCGGTAACACGGGCAGCACCGGCAATACCGGTGCCAAGGGGGCGACCGGCAATCAGGGCAATACCGGTTATACCGGCGCGACGGGCGAAACGGGTAGCCAGGGTTCGGCTGGCGCGGTCGGTGAAACCGGCGCGACCGGCACCCAGGGCAATACCGGTGCAACCGGCGCCAAGGGCAAGACCGGCGCGGTCAACACCACCGGCAGCACCGTCATTGTGGTGCCGCCGACGCGCTGA
- a CDS encoding NADP-dependent glyceraldehyde-3-phosphate dehydrogenase, giving the protein MPTAEQLAGLFPREDAIPADCRILAPIHQRAILINGEMQIWKGETRPVLSPVCVADDAGRLAHVELGSVPVTGTSEADAALAAAVAAYDHGRGAWPNLSVAERIACVVDFTGQIVARRREIVNLIMWEIGKSLADSQKEFDRTIDYIRATIEELKRLDNSNSRFEIVDGTIAQIRRSPVGIALCMGPYNYPMNETFSTLIPALIMGNVVLFKPPRFGVLLYYPMLEAFRSAFPPGVINIVYGQGHVVVPHIMGSGKVNVLALIGSSEVADQLKKSHPKTNRLRAILGLGAKNAAIIMPDADIELTVKECITGALSFNGQRCTAIKMILVHQSIAESFLRRFCEEVGKLAIGMPWEPGVMLTPLPEMEMVAYMNECIADAVGKGARVINPGGGTTVETLFYPAVLFPVREGMKLYREEQFGPIIPVATFEDIETPLDYVITSDHGQQVSIFGSDPEQIASLVDTLVNQVCRVNINCQCQRGPDVFPFVGRKDSAEGTLSVHDALRAFSIRTMVAAKQTEASKKLLDAIVLGNKSNFINTHFIL; this is encoded by the coding sequence ATGCCAACAGCCGAACAACTGGCGGGGCTGTTTCCCCGCGAAGATGCCATTCCCGCCGATTGCCGCATCCTGGCGCCAATCCATCAGCGCGCTATCCTGATCAACGGCGAAATGCAGATATGGAAGGGCGAGACGCGGCCGGTGCTTTCACCGGTCTGCGTCGCCGATGACGCAGGCAGGCTGGCGCATGTCGAACTGGGCAGCGTGCCGGTGACCGGCACGAGCGAGGCCGATGCGGCGCTGGCCGCGGCGGTTGCCGCCTACGATCACGGGCGCGGCGCCTGGCCGAACCTGTCGGTGGCCGAGCGCATCGCCTGCGTCGTCGATTTCACCGGCCAGATCGTCGCCCGCCGGCGCGAGATCGTGAACCTGATCATGTGGGAAATCGGCAAGAGCCTGGCCGACTCGCAAAAGGAATTCGACCGCACCATCGATTACATCCGCGCCACCATCGAGGAACTGAAGCGCCTCGACAACAGCAATTCGCGCTTCGAGATCGTCGACGGCACGATCGCCCAGATCCGCCGCTCGCCGGTCGGCATCGCGCTGTGCATGGGGCCGTACAACTACCCGATGAACGAAACCTTCAGCACGCTGATCCCGGCGCTGATCATGGGCAATGTCGTGCTTTTCAAGCCGCCGCGCTTCGGCGTGCTGCTTTACTACCCGATGCTGGAAGCCTTCCGCAGCGCCTTCCCGCCGGGCGTCATCAACATCGTTTACGGTCAGGGCCATGTCGTCGTGCCGCACATCATGGGTTCCGGCAAGGTCAATGTGCTGGCGCTGATCGGCTCTTCCGAAGTCGCCGACCAACTCAAGAAGTCGCACCCGAAAACCAACCGCCTGCGCGCCATTCTCGGGCTGGGCGCCAAGAACGCGGCAATCATCATGCCGGATGCCGACATCGAACTGACGGTCAAGGAGTGCATCACCGGCGCGCTGTCCTTCAACGGTCAACGTTGCACGGCGATCAAAATGATCCTGGTGCACCAGTCGATTGCCGAAAGCTTCCTGCGTCGCTTCTGCGAAGAGGTCGGCAAACTGGCGATCGGCATGCCCTGGGAGCCGGGCGTCATGCTGACGCCGCTGCCCGAGATGGAAATGGTCGCCTACATGAACGAATGCATTGCCGACGCGGTGGGCAAGGGCGCGCGCGTGATCAATCCGGGCGGCGGCACGACGGTCGAGACGCTGTTCTATCCGGCCGTGCTTTTCCCGGTCAGGGAAGGCATGAAGCTCTATCGCGAGGAGCAGTTCGGGCCGATCATCCCGGTGGCTACCTTCGAGGACATCGAAACGCCGCTCGACTACGTGATCACCTCCGATCACGGCCAGCAGGTCAGCATCTTCGGCAGCGATCCCGAGCAGATCGCCTCGCTGGTCGATACGCTGGTCAACCAGGTTTGCCGGGTCAATATCAACTGCCAGTGCCAGCGCGGGCCGGACGTCTTTCCCTTCGTCGGGCGCAAGGATTCGGCCGAGGGCACGCTGTCCGTGCATGATGCGCTGCGTGCCTTCTCGATCCGCACCATGGTTGCCGCCAAGCAGACCGAGGCCTCGAAAAAGCTGCTCGACGCCATCGTGCTCGGCAACAAGTCCAACTTCATCAATACCCACTTCATTCTGTGA
- a CDS encoding chaperone modulator CbpM: MNRQLSEAVWLNDAAVCDIEHLAEVSGLSIGEVSDLVDIGVIVPSGRPAGTVVFHLCQVLTVKRARRLRDDFQLDHHGVALALTLIQRIGELQAELDALRRPAAR; encoded by the coding sequence ATGAACAGGCAATTGAGCGAGGCGGTCTGGCTGAATGATGCGGCGGTCTGCGATATCGAACATCTGGCCGAAGTCTCCGGACTGTCGATTGGCGAGGTGAGCGACCTGGTCGACATCGGTGTCATCGTGCCCAGCGGTCGACCGGCTGGAACGGTGGTTTTTCACCTTTGCCAGGTGTTGACCGTCAAGCGCGCCAGGCGCCTGCGCGACGATTTCCAGCTCGATCATCACGGAGTGGCGCTCGCCCTGACGCTGATCCAGCGCATTGGCGAGTTGCAGGCTGAACTCGATGCCCTGCGCCGTCCTGCCGCGCGCTGA
- a CDS encoding diguanylate cyclase, whose protein sequence is MPSISIQSPKLNRILAALPLSEFARLEDDLELVDLPLGRILYDAGDSLEFVYFPTTCIVSLVFATENGSSAELAMTGNDGLLGIPLVLGGETTTHKVVVQSAGAAYRLRAEVIVWELDQGGNLLRLCLSYAQALMTQMAQSVVCNRHHSVDQQLCRWLLLSLDQLSGNQINMTQELIAGMLGVRREAVTEAAGKLQAAGLIQYRRGHITVCDRPGLEARVCECYAIVKSEYDRLFRLTSPILPKNRLRPNPATLRQRAEARLQQTQAASPASAWDSDRLLHELQVHQVELEMHNEELRHAYGEADSLREKYADIYDFAPVGYFTLDVQGVILQLNLAGAILLGIKRSRHGCYRFAAAVKPAYLPAFNAFQEEVLANKAKTHCEIVLLATEQRPEATVRIEAVPDESSRECRMVVIDITAEKEASRALREREGYQRALLDNFPFMVWLKDEQSRYLAVNAPFALNYNWSSVEAPVGKTDFDITTRELADAYQADDQAIMCSGEKRSLEQKVEVHGEERWFETYKSPVVVDDKLVGTVGFTRDISKRKAMEAELRSLAATDALTALANRPHFLEHLEAAHAGLQREADHPVALMLLDLDHFQMVNDTLGHAAGDALLRLFSALLHDELRKVDIAGRFVDDEFAVLMPQADLDAAMILAERIRAKVAVTSVSIGERQVAMSVSIGIASMNPTDPSSGQALEYAEAALGRAKAQGRNRVEVAVTDLDGILPAAS, encoded by the coding sequence ATGCCGTCAATATCGATTCAAAGCCCGAAGCTCAACCGCATCCTGGCCGCGCTGCCGCTCAGCGAGTTCGCGCGGCTGGAGGATGACCTGGAACTGGTCGACCTGCCGCTCGGCCGCATTTTGTACGATGCCGGCGACAGCCTCGAATTCGTCTACTTCCCAACGACCTGCATCGTCTCGCTGGTTTTTGCCACCGAGAACGGCTCGTCGGCCGAACTGGCGATGACCGGCAATGACGGCTTGCTCGGCATTCCGCTGGTGCTCGGCGGCGAAACGACCACCCACAAGGTCGTGGTGCAAAGCGCCGGTGCCGCCTACCGCCTGCGCGCCGAAGTGATCGTCTGGGAGCTTGACCAGGGCGGAAATCTCCTGCGGCTCTGCCTGAGCTATGCCCAGGCGCTGATGACCCAGATGGCGCAAAGCGTCGTCTGCAACCGCCACCATTCGGTCGACCAGCAGCTTTGCCGCTGGCTGCTGCTCAGTCTCGACCAGTTGAGCGGCAACCAGATCAACATGACGCAGGAACTGATCGCCGGCATGCTCGGCGTGCGCCGCGAAGCCGTCACCGAAGCGGCCGGCAAGCTGCAGGCGGCCGGCTTGATCCAGTACCGGCGCGGCCACATCACGGTTTGCGACCGGCCGGGCCTGGAAGCCCGGGTCTGCGAGTGCTACGCCATCGTCAAATCCGAGTACGACCGGCTGTTTCGCCTGACGTCGCCGATCCTGCCCAAGAACCGGCTGCGCCCGAATCCGGCCACCCTGCGCCAGCGCGCCGAAGCCCGCCTGCAGCAGACGCAGGCCGCCAGCCCGGCAAGCGCCTGGGACAGCGACCGGCTGCTGCACGAATTGCAGGTGCATCAGGTCGAGCTGGAAATGCACAACGAGGAGTTGCGCCATGCCTACGGCGAAGCCGACTCCCTGCGCGAGAAATACGCCGATATCTATGACTTCGCCCCGGTCGGCTATTTCACGCTCGATGTGCAAGGCGTCATCCTCCAGCTCAATCTGGCCGGCGCCATCCTGCTCGGCATCAAGCGTTCGCGGCACGGGTGTTACCGTTTCGCGGCAGCGGTCAAACCTGCGTATTTGCCGGCCTTCAATGCCTTCCAGGAAGAAGTCCTCGCCAACAAGGCGAAAACCCATTGCGAAATCGTGTTGCTCGCCACCGAGCAGCGTCCCGAGGCGACGGTCAGAATCGAGGCGGTGCCTGACGAAAGCAGTCGCGAATGCCGCATGGTGGTGATCGACATCACCGCAGAGAAGGAAGCAAGCCGCGCCCTGCGCGAGCGGGAGGGCTATCAGCGCGCCTTGCTCGACAACTTTCCCTTCATGGTCTGGCTCAAGGACGAGCAGAGCCGTTACCTGGCAGTCAACGCGCCGTTTGCACTGAATTACAACTGGTCCTCGGTCGAGGCGCCGGTCGGCAAGACCGATTTCGATATCACCACCCGCGAACTCGCCGATGCGTACCAGGCGGATGACCAGGCCATCATGTGCAGTGGCGAGAAAAGAAGCCTGGAACAAAAGGTCGAGGTGCACGGCGAGGAACGCTGGTTTGAAACCTACAAGTCGCCGGTGGTGGTCGATGACAAGCTGGTGGGAACCGTGGGTTTTACCCGCGACATCAGCAAGCGCAAGGCGATGGAGGCGGAACTGCGCAGCCTGGCGGCGACCGATGCGCTGACCGCACTCGCCAACCGGCCGCATTTCCTGGAGCATCTCGAGGCAGCCCATGCCGGCCTGCAGCGCGAGGCTGATCACCCGGTTGCCCTGATGCTGCTCGATCTCGATCACTTCCAGATGGTCAATGACACGCTCGGACATGCCGCCGGCGATGCCTTGCTGCGGCTGTTTTCGGCGCTGCTGCACGATGAGCTGCGCAAGGTCGATATCGCCGGTCGCTTTGTCGATGACGAGTTTGCCGTATTGATGCCGCAAGCCGATCTCGATGCCGCGATGATCCTCGCCGAACGTATCCGGGCCAAGGTGGCGGTGACCTCGGTCAGCATCGGCGAACGCCAGGTGGCCATGAGCGTCAGTATCGGTATTGCGTCGATGAACCCGACCGACCCATCATCCGGGCAAGCACTCGAGTATGCCGAAGCGGCGCTTGGTCGCGCCAAGGCGCAGGGGCGCAACCGGGTGGAAGTGGCGGTGACGGATCTGGATGGCATTCTGCCTGCCGCGTCCTGA
- a CDS encoding STAS domain-containing protein produces MDMEEAFAAFIRASRQYLESTEVQAMEKPVRHKIKQPGRVFRATPSPRKFPAFPPPKPSAQALLETGQYCTELSVPSHLAAHFIRENLLEAVAHFEIWEIVIDLGELGEINDDSLQLIVMAKRAAARLGKHIHFHQSVDPVIHLLDLCELAGIFARPAPARHIH; encoded by the coding sequence ATGGATATGGAAGAGGCCTTCGCTGCTTTCATCCGGGCCAGCCGCCAATATCTCGAAAGCACCGAGGTTCAAGCGATGGAAAAGCCGGTCAGGCACAAGATCAAGCAGCCCGGCCGTGTTTTTCGTGCGACGCCCTCACCCCGGAAATTTCCGGCCTTTCCGCCGCCAAAGCCATCGGCTCAGGCTCTGCTGGAGACGGGGCAATACTGCACGGAACTGAGCGTACCGAGCCACCTGGCCGCTCATTTCATCCGCGAAAACCTGCTTGAAGCCGTTGCCCACTTCGAAATATGGGAAATCGTCATCGATCTTGGCGAACTCGGCGAGATCAATGACGACAGCCTGCAACTCATCGTGATGGCCAAGCGAGCAGCTGCCCGCCTCGGCAAACACATCCATTTCCACCAATCTGTCGATCCGGTCATCCACTTGCTGGATCTGTGCGAGCTGGCCGGCATTTTTGCGCGGCCGGCACCTGCCCGCCACATACATTGA